A genome region from Dolichospermum compactum NIES-806 includes the following:
- a CDS encoding diflavin flavoprotein, translated as MVAISENVQNRLTIQTVEIAPNTTAIRSLDWDRDRFDIEFGLQNGTTYNSYLIRGEQTVLIDTSHQKFRELYLETLKGLVNPKTIDYIIVSHTEPDHSGLVEDILQLAPRATVLASKVALQFLEGLVHEPFSKRIVKSGDRIKIGQGHEMEFVSAPNLHWPDTIFSFDRKTQVLYTCDAFGMHYCDDRTFDEDLEAIEADFRFYYDCLMGPNARSLLNAMKRMGELGEIKIIANGHGPLLHHNLDVLTEYYHNWSQKQAKTETTVGLFYVSGYGYSDRIAHAIGDGLQKAGVGVEVLDLNTAESQEIQELAGRASGLIVGMPSTSAIKAQAAISSLLAVAKNKQVVGLFESYGGDDEPIDTLRRKFIDLGIKEAFPAIRIKETPTDSTYKQFTEAGNGLGQLLVRERNIKQIKSLDVNMEKALGRISNGLYIVTAKKGDISGAMIASWVTQASLQPLGFTIAVAKDRALDSLLHVGDRFVLNVLEEGNYQDLKKHFLKRLNPGVDRFADVKTQRAKNGSPILTDALAYMECEVVNSMECSDHWILYCTVEDGKVSKPDGITAVRHRKVGNYY; from the coding sequence ATGGTAGCTATCTCAGAGAACGTTCAGAACCGATTAACTATACAAACTGTAGAAATTGCCCCTAACACTACTGCGATTCGTTCTCTAGACTGGGATCGGGATCGTTTTGATATTGAATTTGGTTTACAAAATGGTACAACCTATAATTCATATTTAATTAGAGGTGAACAAACAGTTTTAATTGATACTTCTCACCAGAAGTTTCGTGAACTTTATTTAGAAACTCTTAAGGGTTTAGTTAATCCTAAGACTATTGATTATATCATTGTTAGCCATACTGAACCTGATCATAGTGGCTTAGTCGAAGATATTTTACAGTTAGCACCAAGAGCGACTGTTTTAGCTTCTAAAGTGGCTTTGCAATTTTTGGAAGGTTTGGTACATGAACCTTTTTCTAAGCGAATTGTCAAAAGTGGCGATCGCATCAAAATTGGTCAAGGTCATGAAATGGAATTTGTCAGTGCGCCGAATTTACACTGGCCAGATACTATTTTTAGCTTTGATCGCAAAACCCAAGTTCTCTACACTTGTGATGCCTTTGGAATGCACTACTGTGATGATCGCACTTTCGACGAAGATTTAGAAGCAATTGAAGCTGATTTTCGCTTTTATTATGATTGCTTAATGGGTCCAAATGCTCGTTCTTTGCTGAATGCAATGAAGAGAATGGGTGAACTTGGTGAAATTAAAATTATTGCCAATGGACACGGACCTTTACTACATCATAACCTCGATGTTCTCACTGAATATTATCATAATTGGAGTCAAAAACAAGCAAAAACAGAAACTACTGTGGGTTTGTTTTATGTCTCTGGTTATGGATATAGCGATCGCATAGCACACGCCATTGGCGATGGTTTGCAAAAAGCTGGTGTTGGTGTGGAAGTATTGGATTTAAACACCGCAGAAAGTCAAGAAATTCAAGAATTAGCCGGTCGCGCATCTGGTTTAATTGTGGGGATGCCTTCTACTAGTGCAATTAAAGCACAAGCCGCAATTAGTTCTTTATTAGCAGTTGCTAAAAATAAGCAAGTTGTGGGTTTATTTGAGTCCTATGGTGGCGATGATGAACCCATTGATACTCTCAGACGCAAATTTATTGATTTAGGTATTAAGGAAGCTTTTCCCGCTATTCGTATTAAAGAAACTCCCACAGATTCCACCTATAAACAATTTACAGAAGCCGGCAATGGTTTGGGACAATTGTTAGTCCGGGAACGCAATATTAAACAAATCAAATCTCTCGACGTGAACATGGAAAAAGCGTTGGGAAGAATTAGTAATGGTTTGTATATTGTCACTGCCAAAAAAGGCGATATTAGCGGCGCAATGATCGCTTCTTGGGTAACACAAGCCAGTTTACAGCCTTTAGGTTTTACCATTGCTGTAGCTAAAGATCGCGCTTTAGATAGTTTATTGCACGTAGGAGATCGCTTTGTTCTTAATGTTCTTGAAGAAGGAAACTATCAAGACCTGAAAAAGCATTTTCTCAAACGTTTAAATCCCGGTGTTGATAGATTTGCAGACGTAAAAACCCAAAGAGCTAAAAACGGTTCACCCATTTTGACTGACGCACTCGCATACATGGAATGTGAAGTTGTTAATAGTATGGAATGTAGTGATCACTGGATTTTATACTGCACAGTTGAAGATGGAAAAGTTTCCAAACCTGATGGAATTACCGCAGTTCGTCATCGCAAAGTAGGAAATTACTATTAA
- a CDS encoding DUF445 domain-containing protein: MDLSRILLYISPPILGGLIGYYTNDIAIKMLFRPYKAVYIFGRKVPFTPGLIPSNQERLGQNIANAIMKSLLTPEEMQNLARKLLQPERLQGGILWLLRLVVDQVKGDKNPRSTKILAGILRDLLGESLPRLLKVLARKETFLETQVNQIFDKVLLEFQLSDEQSIRLADWLLEVVLPSDRLRQVIIDFLTDRTIQTIDESFREKTSGTYWVVANLFGLKNTLTRLRTFCLDEKEATNKRLQELIKDLKMRDRIKELLQNLSLQNLPVGTVRQLRKTIRDSVRQYLQNSGGDLLKELTESADWERISIVLLNRLSSSAVVNTSLEVVARDLALILEKYLEKDLEVIVAQAIPVLSIDQVIVERVKATSPAELEDAIEGIVRNELQAIVTLGGILGFVVGFLQVGFLFLSQSM; the protein is encoded by the coding sequence GTGGATTTGTCTAGAATTCTATTATATATCTCTCCCCCCATTCTGGGTGGATTAATTGGCTATTATACCAACGACATAGCCATAAAAATGTTATTTCGTCCCTATAAAGCCGTTTATATTTTTGGACGAAAAGTACCGTTTACTCCTGGTTTAATTCCTAGTAATCAGGAACGGTTAGGACAGAATATTGCTAATGCGATTATGAAATCGCTACTGACTCCAGAAGAAATGCAAAATCTGGCGCGGAAACTCCTACAACCTGAACGATTACAAGGTGGAATTCTCTGGTTATTACGTCTGGTAGTTGATCAAGTTAAAGGTGATAAAAACCCTCGTAGCACTAAAATTTTAGCTGGTATTTTACGGGATTTATTAGGTGAATCTTTACCGCGTCTCTTGAAGGTTTTGGCGAGAAAAGAAACATTTTTAGAAACCCAAGTTAACCAAATATTTGACAAAGTATTACTAGAATTTCAACTCAGTGATGAACAATCTATCCGGTTAGCTGATTGGTTGCTAGAGGTGGTTTTACCTTCAGATAGATTACGACAAGTTATTATTGATTTTTTAACAGATCGGACAATTCAAACTATTGATGAAAGCTTTCGAGAAAAAACCAGTGGTACTTATTGGGTAGTGGCAAATTTGTTTGGGTTGAAAAATACTTTAACTCGATTACGGACATTTTGCTTAGATGAGAAAGAAGCAACTAACAAGCGATTGCAAGAATTAATCAAAGATTTAAAAATGCGCGATCGCATTAAGGAATTGTTACAAAATTTATCTTTACAAAATCTCCCCGTTGGTACAGTGCGTCAACTGCGAAAAACGATTCGAGATAGTGTGCGTCAATATCTGCAAAATAGTGGTGGTGATTTGCTCAAAGAATTAACAGAATCGGCTGATTGGGAAAGGATTTCTATTGTTTTACTAAATCGCTTAAGTAGTTCAGCCGTTGTTAACACTTCTTTAGAAGTTGTGGCGCGGGATTTGGCATTAATTTTAGAAAAGTATCTAGAAAAAGATTTAGAGGTGATTGTTGCTCAAGCAATTCCTGTTTTATCTATAGATCAAGTAATTGTAGAACGAGTCAAAGCTACTTCCCCCGCTGAGTTAGAAGATGCAATTGAGGGAATTGTCAGAAATGAATTACAAGCAATTGTCACTTTGGGTGGTATTTTAGGTTTTGTTGTTGGTTTTTTACAAGTAGGATTTTTATTTTTGAGTCAATCTATGTAA
- a CDS encoding diflavin flavoprotein: MSDSRPRDVQILPIATNTKVMRSRSKSRLRFEIEYALERGTTSNSYLIEADKTALTDAPAEGFTEIYLEALQKTINVQKLDYVILGHFNPNRIPTLKAILAIAPQITFVCSLPAANNLRAAFTDQDIKVLVMRGKETLDLGKGHVLKFLPTPSPRWPEALCTYDQQTQILFTDKLFGAHICGEEVFDDHWETFKEDQRYYFNCLMAPHATHVESALEKISDLQVRMYAVGHGPLVRTSLIELTKSYAEWSRAQKDREISVALLYASAYGNTATLAQAMALGLTKGGVAVKSVNCEFATADEIRTSLEQADGFIIGTPTIGGHAPTPIHTALGIVLSTGDNTKPAGVFGSYGWSGEALDLVECKLRDAGYRFGFDTLKVKFKPDEVTLKYCEEVGTDFAQSLRKAKKVRVPQQAATPTEQAVGRIIGSVCVIAAKQGEFSTGMMGAWVSQATFNPPGITVAIAKERAVESLLYPGGKFVLNILPEGVHVEYMKHFRKSFKPGEDRFANFPTAEADNGCTILTEACAYLECLVQQRLECGDHWVIYATVDNGKLLKPDAMTAINHRKTGSYY, from the coding sequence ATGAGCGATTCTAGACCAAGGGACGTACAAATACTACCAATTGCTACCAACACAAAAGTAATGCGATCGCGTAGTAAGTCCCGGTTGCGGTTTGAAATTGAATATGCTCTAGAACGGGGAACTACTTCCAATAGCTATTTAATAGAAGCCGATAAAACTGCATTAACAGACGCTCCAGCAGAAGGATTTACAGAAATTTATCTGGAAGCATTACAAAAAACTATCAATGTCCAAAAGTTGGATTATGTAATTTTGGGACATTTTAACCCCAATCGTATTCCTACTTTAAAAGCAATTTTAGCGATCGCACCCCAAATTACCTTTGTTTGTTCTCTTCCTGCTGCTAATAATTTACGCGCTGCTTTCACCGACCAAGATATCAAAGTTCTCGTCATGCGGGGGAAAGAAACCCTCGATTTAGGTAAAGGTCATGTCTTGAAATTCTTACCTACACCTAGTCCCCGCTGGCCTGAAGCACTTTGTACCTATGACCAACAAACCCAAATTCTTTTTACAGATAAGCTATTTGGCGCTCATATCTGCGGTGAAGAAGTATTTGATGATCATTGGGAAACTTTCAAAGAAGACCAACGTTATTACTTTAATTGCCTGATGGCTCCTCATGCAACTCATGTGGAATCAGCTTTGGAGAAAATCTCCGATTTACAGGTAAGAATGTATGCTGTCGGTCATGGACCCCTGGTACGCACCAGTTTAATCGAACTAACCAAATCTTACGCTGAGTGGAGTCGCGCTCAAAAAGATCGAGAAATATCCGTAGCACTTCTCTATGCTTCCGCTTATGGTAACACTGCGACCTTAGCACAAGCAATGGCGTTAGGATTAACCAAAGGTGGTGTTGCGGTTAAATCTGTGAACTGTGAATTTGCGACCGCTGACGAAATCCGCACCAGCTTAGAACAAGCAGATGGTTTTATCATTGGTACTCCTACCATAGGTGGACACGCACCTACGCCTATTCATACCGCATTAGGGATTGTTCTTTCTACAGGTGATAATACCAAACCTGCGGGAGTATTTGGTTCTTACGGTTGGAGTGGTGAAGCTTTAGACTTGGTAGAATGCAAACTCCGAGACGCTGGCTATCGTTTCGGTTTTGATACCTTGAAAGTCAAATTTAAACCAGATGAAGTCACTCTCAAATATTGCGAAGAAGTCGGTACAGACTTTGCTCAAAGTTTGCGAAAAGCCAAGAAAGTGCGCGTTCCTCAACAAGCTGCAACCCCCACAGAACAAGCTGTAGGTAGGATTATTGGTTCTGTCTGTGTCATTGCTGCCAAACAGGGAGAATTTTCGACAGGCATGATGGGCGCTTGGGTATCTCAGGCTACTTTTAATCCACCGGGAATTACTGTAGCGATCGCCAAAGAGCGAGCAGTCGAATCACTATTATATCCTGGTGGTAAATTTGTCTTGAATATCCTTCCTGAAGGTGTTCATGTGGAATACATGAAACATTTCCGCAAAAGTTTTAAACCTGGAGAAGATAGATTTGCTAACTTTCCCACAGCGGAAGCCGATAATGGTTGTACCATTTTAACAGAAGCTTGTGCATATCTAGAATGTTTGGTACAACAGCGCCTAGAATGCGGTGATCATTGGGTAATTTATGCAACTGTTGACAACGGTAAATTACTCAAGCCGGATGCTATGACTGCTATTAACCACCGGAAAACAGGTTCATACTATTAA
- a CDS encoding DUF1186 domain-containing protein translates to MQLEEILSELENNTGVFPRLAVERAIAEQEAITPLLLATLEECKNNLEELLEEEAYILHLYALYLLAQFREAKAYPLIIDFFSIPGDITLDFTGDVVTEDLPRILACVCHGNIEPIKQLIENQEANEYVRDAALQSLVVLVVQGILPREQVIQYYDELFSTKFANEPADSFVWTHLVVNSTDICPIELKHHIDKLYEQDVIDRWFISQKNVHDAIEMGVEAALAKLQKKQRYSWIDDTVSEMECWACFRANTDNKRDMSSLLKNFKSSNKNYVSPIALERVDGFSRTNIDKDKDKDKAKANKKKKMQKESRKKNRSQKK, encoded by the coding sequence ATGCAGTTAGAAGAAATTTTATCGGAACTAGAAAACAATACTGGAGTATTTCCTCGTCTAGCTGTGGAGAGAGCTATTGCAGAACAGGAAGCTATTACTCCTTTGTTGTTAGCAACCTTGGAAGAATGCAAAAACAATCTAGAGGAATTACTTGAGGAAGAAGCATATATCTTGCATCTTTATGCTTTATATTTATTAGCACAATTTAGAGAAGCTAAAGCTTATCCGCTAATTATTGACTTTTTTTCAATTCCGGGGGATATCACACTAGATTTCACTGGAGATGTAGTCACTGAAGATTTACCAAGAATTCTGGCTTGTGTTTGTCATGGAAATATTGAGCCAATTAAGCAACTAATAGAAAATCAAGAAGCTAATGAATATGTTAGAGATGCTGCTCTACAATCATTAGTTGTTCTCGTTGTTCAAGGAATTCTTCCTAGAGAGCAGGTTATTCAATATTATGATGAACTTTTTTCAACTAAATTTGCAAATGAACCTGCTGATTCCTTTGTTTGGACTCATTTAGTAGTTAATAGTACGGATATTTGTCCTATTGAATTAAAGCATCATATTGACAAACTTTATGAACAGGATGTAATTGATAGGTGGTTTATAAGTCAAAAGAATGTACATGATGCTATTGAAATGGGTGTAGAAGCTGCCTTAGCTAAACTGCAAAAGAAGCAACGTTATTCTTGGATTGATGATACTGTATCAGAAATGGAATGTTGGGCTTGTTTTCGAGCTAATACAGATAATAAAAGGGATATGTCGTCGCTATTAAAAAACTTTAAGTCATCAAATAAAAACTATGTTTCCCCCATTGCTTTGGAAAGAGTTGATGGTTTCTCAAGAACAAATATAGATAAAGATAAAGATAAAGATAAAGCTAAAGCTAATAAAAAGAAAAAAATGCAGAAAGAGTCTCGAAAGAAAAATCGTTCTCAGAAAAAGTAA